Part of the Venturia canescens isolate UGA chromosome 2, ASM1945775v1, whole genome shotgun sequence genome is shown below.
TTAAACTCTCGCTAATTGGACAGCAGATACATGCCAGGTAGCTTTTCGTATGTGGAAAAATAACTTTTCACCTCTCGTTCAATCGAGTGCTCACTTCGCGTTCGATGTATTTTAACTCTCGAGCATGCACTGAATGGGGATGTTTTCGAGTGATCGATTCGTTTTTAatccttgaaaaataaatggagtAGAGTTTATTTCCAATATCGAACAATGATCGAATATTCGTTGACTTTGGACTGCCACATCACAGTTTACGTGACCCCCTTTAGAGGGCGAGTCAAAATGTaagtttattcaatttcatttaaagCTGAGAACACCATCGATCTTCCTCATCTTCATACGAAAAAATGTCATGTCGAGTCTAATGTGATAtcatatacgtgaaaatttcaatggattttcaatttttcattgattttctcaaaaatttgcACACAACCTCCTTAAGGATGCTCTATCTACGAAGCGGCATGCTCCACCACTCAATTTGTAACTCCACGGAACGTTCTATTGGTTCTGAAGCCTCGAGAAgtcaaaattcaatattttcgtgTGTATTTTCAATTCGAGATGAGTTTTGAATTTGTAACTAACGTATGAGAATAATTTGCGTGCACGGGGATTGAGTAACGAAGGAAATATGTAAGTGGGAAAACGGTAGTAAaattagttttaaaaaattatcatcatttttttttcgtagatcAATTGGATATATACCGAGCAATTACGTAAAAGAGAAGGAGCTCTTGGGTCTTCAAAAATACGAGTGAGTACCAGACGTTCGATTCATACTTCCTCGTCTCatttcttctttaattttaaaaactgcttctctctctctctctctctctctcttcactTGCAgcgaattaaaaatatttctatttcACCTGACGTTTCTCTATCTCCACCGACTCACCATTCGTATCTCTATTTGTgacgttttcaattttttattttacagatGGTACGTCGGCGATATGTCTCGACAAAGAGCCGAGTCGCTGCTGAAACAGGAGGACAAAGAGGGTTGTTTCGTTGTACGAAATTCATCCACCAAAGGACTCTACACGCTTTCTCTGTACACTAAAGTGTAAGTGTACGCTAATAACGATCTgccttcgttttttcataaaagagaACTCGTGCAGGCGCCGCGCCCTATTCATCGTAAAATTGTTACAGTCGCTTCAATGCGACCAGATATACCGAGCTCTTCCTTTCATATTTATCAAAGGATTCTTTATCACCTGAGGAggattatttaaacaattacGAAACACGAGGAAATTCAGCGTTAAAATGACTATCGTCCACTGGAATGTCGAGTGCAGAAAAttccttcattttcatttttatccttTACACAGAAATTATTGCTGTATGAAAAATTCCACTTTGAAAGCATGACACAATTCAGATCCGGTCAAAATACTTTACTTGTCACGACACAATTTCACTGTACCGTGCCATCATTATGTTTCGAATCTATAATTCGATATTAATATATTAAATTCAATCTGAAAATCAATAACGAGTGGACCAAGCCTGAAAAGACGCCTttgaatatttgtgaaaatGTAGTTAACGCTGCAAAaggcattttattttcatttattgaatttatttcaaaagCTGGCTCAATAACTTCGTGTTctcttttcgttattttatcacCATATCGATCGAAcgaattagaatttttttttaaatttgtttcactttttttgtaatttcgttcaattcagaattaatcgaatggaaaaatgattttgatttttttttgttacgcAGCCCGCACCCTCACGTGAAGCATTACCACATAAAACAAAATACAAGGGGAGAGTTTTATCTCTCGGAAAAACATTGTTGCGGCTCGATCCCGGACCTCGTGAATTATCATCGACACAATAGCGGTGGGCTCGCCAGCAGGCTGAAAACGAGTCCGTGCGATCGTCCTGTACCACCGACAGCTGGTCTCAGTCACGGtgagcacgaaaaaaaaacgagatacgAGATGATGAAGTATGAAATGAAACGGAGTTTACGATTTATTtcgatgaaacaaaaattccattaCCAATCCGATccaagagaatttcaattgatGATTCGTGCACAGACAAGTGGGAGATAGATCCGGCAGAGCTTCATCTTTTGGAGGAGCTCGGATCCGGCCAATTCGGGGTTGTTCGAAGAGGCAAATGGCGAGGGTCGATCGATGTTGCggtgaaaatgatgaaagaaGGAACTATGTCCGAGGACGATTTTATCGAAGAAGCTAAAGTGATGACGTGAGTACGACGTGACTTATCGATAAATCGTAAAAACATCTATTATTGTGGCATCCGTTGGAATAAACCTTTTTCCGTTGTGCAGAAAACTCCAGCATCAAAACTTGGTACAACTTTACGGAGTTTGCAGCAAAGATAGACCGATATACATAGTCACAGAGTACATGAGACACGGATCCCTACTCAACTACTTGCGTCGGCACGAGGCCTCGTTGGGTGCCAATGTGGGCCTCCTCTTGGATATGTGCATACAGGTAAATCACATTATTTCCATTGAAAGCTTATACGCAACGATTTGTGTGTGCCTAAAGATCAAAAGTAGACGAAAGGTGAAGAAAAGTTTACAAAGAATCATGAGGAATGAAAAACCAACGAGACTGGAATTTGATAAAGGgcattcatttaaaaaactaaCAAACTTCTGTCATTTTATTGTTCAAGGTATGCAAAGGAATGGCCTACCTCGAAAGGCATAATTACATTCACAGGGATCTTGCAGCTCGCAACTGTCTAGTGGGATCTGAAAATGTGGTCAAAGTAGCAGATTTCGGACTGGCCAGGTACGAATTATGCGGAGCCTCAACAAGTATTTTTGCCTCGACGAGagcaaaaatttgatttgactTTTTTGCTCAATTTAAATCGTAGATACGTTCTCGATGACCAATATACGAGCAGCGGAGGTACAAAGTTCCCCATCAAATGGGCACCACCGGAGGTGTTGAATTACACGCGATTTAGCTCCAAATCTGATGTCTGGGCATACGGCGTTCTCATGTGGGAGGTTTTTACTTGTGGAAAAATGCCGTATGGCCGGCTAAAGAATACCGAGGTCGTCGAGCGCGTACAGCGAGGAATAATATTAGAGCGACCGAAGACTTGTTTCAAGGAAGTTTACGAGGTTCGTACGCACAAAAACGTATAGACttggaaaaagaaatgaaaattttatgtttgTATGCCGAATAACAAGGAGAAAGCCTCTctgtgaataaaaattattagtttgtcgtattttttattaggtaatgaaaaaatgctgGGCACACAGCCCCGAGGTACGACCATCGTTCCGTGTCTTGAAGGAACAGCTAATTAACGTATCACAGGGTTTGCTCAATGATTGACTCAACCTTCTGCGGTGTTTGCGGCTATCATCACCCAACGCTCGAACGATATTGGCCCCGAAATCACCATCACTCGATCGTTCACCATCGATAATACCGTCGTTAAGTTCATCGTATAACTCCGCAACGCTACCGGCATCGCATAAAATTCGGGGCCCTGCGTCATTGCCAACTTCATCGGACTTTTTACATCTTTCGTCTTCCACCTCCTGCAAATACAAAAGAGAAGGTTCATCGTCCCCGAGTACACCCGGTCATTTAGCTAGTCAACCATCCTCGAGCTCCACAAGTGTTTGTGGCATTTGCAGTTCCTACGGTCATCCGTGGGTCGATATCTGCAACGCGATTCGAGCCACCAAGGGCAAATGACCTC
Proteins encoded:
- the Btk29A gene encoding tyrosine-protein kinase Btk29A isoform X1, with translation MMVISALKQVATAATNAVHSATGAGNSHANTSGTPSSSIMPGGMPGTPSSKAKDKIMLRTKVVVALYPFRAIEGGDLSLEKGAEYEVLDDSQEHWWKVKDEHGSIGYIPSNYVKEKELLGLQKYEWYVGDMSRQRAESLLKQEDKEGCFVVRNSSTKGLYTLSLYTKVPHPHVKHYHIKQNTRGEFYLSEKHCCGSIPDLVNYHRHNSGGLASRLKTSPCDRPVPPTAGLSHDKWEIDPAELHLLEELGSGQFGVVRRGKWRGSIDVAVKMMKEGTMSEDDFIEEAKVMTKLQHQNLVQLYGVCSKDRPIYIVTEYMRHGSLLNYLRRHEASLGANVGLLLDMCIQVCKGMAYLERHNYIHRDLAARNCLVGSENVVKVADFGLARYVLDDQYTSSGGTKFPIKWAPPEVLNYTRFSSKSDVWAYGVLMWEVFTCGKMPYGRLKNTEVVERVQRGIILERPKTCFKEVYEVMKKCWAHSPEVRPSFRVLKEQLINVSQGLLND
- the Btk29A gene encoding tyrosine-protein kinase Btk29A isoform X2; the protein is MPGGMPGTPSSKAKDKIMLRTKVVVALYPFRAIEGGDLSLEKGAEYEVLDDSQEHWWKVKDEHGSIGYIPSNYVKEKELLGLQKYEWYVGDMSRQRAESLLKQEDKEGCFVVRNSSTKGLYTLSLYTKVPHPHVKHYHIKQNTRGEFYLSEKHCCGSIPDLVNYHRHNSGGLASRLKTSPCDRPVPPTAGLSHDKWEIDPAELHLLEELGSGQFGVVRRGKWRGSIDVAVKMMKEGTMSEDDFIEEAKVMTKLQHQNLVQLYGVCSKDRPIYIVTEYMRHGSLLNYLRRHEASLGANVGLLLDMCIQVCKGMAYLERHNYIHRDLAARNCLVGSENVVKVADFGLARYVLDDQYTSSGGTKFPIKWAPPEVLNYTRFSSKSDVWAYGVLMWEVFTCGKMPYGRLKNTEVVERVQRGIILERPKTCFKEVYEVMKKCWAHSPEVRPSFRVLKEQLINVSQGLLND